The following proteins are co-located in the Salvelinus namaycush isolate Seneca chromosome 31, SaNama_1.0, whole genome shotgun sequence genome:
- the LOC120026250 gene encoding RNA exonuclease 4-like yields MMCKVKPEKTDSAASKMPKSSQSQAKKKPLKTLSQHTKKKEPVSKDQGKTKALLPPKDAQQFSTNWKTLLEVFKSNPPPVKKQPFQQNSKKEDPKKPTKDISKEVEVAHKKPAKNLSKTVNDAKATKPKQVNSGKAWQDSAVPSKTQVNGIDPGQSGTEQPKAKKRKQSSVQIDSNAQLKKKKVEVEEKKPTESDMWFDDVDPDDIEATVGTEAADIMRKIQGTQKTHAQTTEKALVKDRAFEGLTKAVAMDCEMVGVGPDGEDSIVARVSLVNQFGKCIYDKYVKPTEKVTDYRTAVSGIRPDDIKNGENVKTVQKEVAEILQGRTLVGHAIHNDLKILFLDHPKKRIRDTQKYKPFKKIVKSGRPSLKLLCSEILGVKVQQGEHSSVQDAQATMRLYTVAKKHWEAEIKASHNNPELTKRTKEPRKPKSPKHK; encoded by the exons ATGATGTGTAAAGTCAAACCAGAGAAAACGGACTCTGCTGCTTCTAAAATGCCAAAATCCAGTCAGAGCCAAGCGAAAAAGAAACCTCTAAAAACGTTGTCTCAACACACCAAGAAGAAAGAGCCCGTCTCAAAAGATCAAGGTAAAACCAAGGCGTTGCTTCCCCCGAAAGATGCCCAACAGTTTTCAACCAACTGGAAAACGTTACTAGAG GTGTTCAAATCCAACCCCCCTCCGGTGAAAAAGCAACCGTTTCAGCAGAACTCAAAGAAGGAAGACCCTAAGAAACCCACTAAAGACATTTCGAAGGAGGTGGAGGTGGCGCATAAGAAGCCTGCTAAGAACTTATCAAAGACAGTGAATGATGCCAAGGCAACTAAGCCCAAGCAGGTGAACAGTGGGAAAGCATGGCAGGACAGTGCTGTTCCTAGTAAAACTCAGGTGAATGGGATAGATCCAGGACAATCGGGGACAGAACAGCCCAAAGCCAAGAAGAGGAAACAGAGCAGTGTCCAGATAGACAGCAATGCACAGTTGAAGAAGAAGAAAGTAGAAGTGGAGGAAAAGAAACCCACTGA ATCCGACATGTGGTTTGATGATGTGGACCCTGACGACATTGAGGCCACAGTGGGAACAGAGGCAGCCGATATCATGAGAAAGATCCAAGGCACTCAGAAGACACATGCCCAGACCACAGAGAAAGCGCTGGTCAAGGACAGGGCATTTGAGGG CCTGACCAAGGCGGTGGCTATGGACTGTGAGATGGTGGGTGTGGGGCCAGATGGCGAGGATAGCATCGTAGCCCGGGTCTCCCTTGTCAACCAGTTTGGAAAGTGCATTTACGACAAATACGTCAAACCCACAGAGAAGGTGACGGACTACAGGACAGCTGTCAGTGGCATCCGGCCAGATGACATCAAAAACG GTGAGAATGTGAAGACCGTACAGAAAGAGGTGGCTGAGATCCTCCAGGGGAGAACGCTTGTGGGACACGCCATTCACAATGACCTCAAG ATTTTGTTCTTGGATCACCCAAAAAAGAGAATCAGAGACACCCAGAAGTATAAACCTTTCAAGAAAATTGTGAAG AGTGGTCGGCCCTCTCTGAAACTCCTGTGTAGTGAAATACTCGGTGTCAAAGTACAACAGGGAGAACATTCATCC GTCCAAGATGCCCAGGCGACCATGAGGTTGTACACGGTGGCGAAGAAACATTGGGAGGCAGAGATCAAGGCTAGTCATAACAACCCAGAGTTAACCAAGAGGACCAAGGAACCAAGGAAGCCCAAATCTCCCAAACACAAATGA